A genomic region of Dreissena polymorpha isolate Duluth1 chromosome 4, UMN_Dpol_1.0, whole genome shotgun sequence contains the following coding sequences:
- the LOC127877614 gene encoding TATA box-binding protein-associated factor RNA polymerase I subunit C-like isoform X2, whose product MGPILKQNKKLTSFMKMIKNTYANRKDVQAARRTGLRIFQVSMQGMIEDPSTVDLNVVYGYMPPWLEEAFTAYREVRDIQTVSICNSKYSGGCLTAIPLEGSQCLVSVEGKDWDQLSLLHINEGKSGLLHARPLWSAKLKSKIYSVGSETVQDAVYVSARTSKICSLYKAQGDSNQGVGLEKIYKIRLPDEEHVQSLTISPYIPGECLVSTDTGMVYEWTDRQLVPWSARQQPRFPVSDPWSWVQYGGHPRQALFCDQTALQMIDLRTQVAVDLFCLPDSSLHKRERLRACGRHPASSLYSILATDYSLMLMDQRFPRCPVLKWSHMLTTPPQYMQCLRPQTDHSVTRSTPPPDVHYIYLGSQFPPEVEGYGFTGSEPVCMVGQPHGPPSYRDLPLWPQYMAQCNNAEMLKGRLDVSMAGLTLHTHPGSHTVYQMDCFGEIFYQKFQMDSSTNKDVTFSAGLGSHDLFPDTMVTKHVQSWVHSWEQGVLKKEQTTVFRGKQHISMGLQYLRPAHNSCCVCTPGLYYILGLESELSTLGRCERCLASQLEAFQLTKSVYKNKIMESVSTAEPSKLTEVKHFPATTALTKLMLKHWDNDPDIDDIMMEWDKEVIEQRKRQKMPKTKELRMDFASVAQRLMGYQISGSQSSHQTSSQLEISGSEVGSLWSGGKHKRRKKNSVVTSSSHCGSQGSVRQGTTHGNVSGTSQDVFDFMDDASIVVPVISSQQSIEKSPAVKKTRRAQAMPAVTKKQNLSATNLSQTKDFFDTSSVTASSVQDDNEPGRANKVLNWLARRQALMPEPVEQELQTENRIETISQNSDSLFSSPLSAGSSHRKHSKRKKSDLEKTSKYNMSYLPESEILPQGNEMTFQTPVWQSAPDVDHGQTQETIGQCMNIIFAQPIATRGRLPYGKNTQKKRQFRKQVTDFF is encoded by the exons ATGGGCCCCATTCTTAAACAGAATAAAAAGCTGACATCATTTATGAAGATGATCAAGAACACCTATGCTAACAGAAAA GACGTCCAAGCAGCAAGGAGGACAGGACTGCGTATCTTCCAGGTATCAATGCAGGGCATGATAGAGGATCCTTCAACTGTAGACCTTAATGTTGTGTACGGTTACATGCCACCATGGCTGGAAGAAGCATTCACCGCATACAGGGAAGTGCGCGACATACAGACTGTCAGT ATATGCAACTCTAAGTACAGTGGTGGATGTTTAACAGCAATTCCTTTGGAGGGGAGCCAGTGTTTGGTATCTGTTGAGGGCAAAGACTGGGACCAATTGT CACTGCTGCACATCAACGAGGGCAAGTCGGGCCTCCTACATGCACGTCCACTGTGGTCAGCAAAGTTGAAAAGCAAAATATACAGCGTAGGCTCAGAGACAGTGCAAGATGCAG TGTATGTAAGTGCCAGGACTTCGAAGATCTGCTCTCTCTACAAAGCCCAAGGAGACTCAAATCAAGGAGTAGGTCTTGAAAAGATCTACAAAATCAGATTACCAGATGAGGAGCATGTCCAGTCTCTCACTATCAG CCCATACATCCCAGGTGAGTGTTTGGTCAGTACAGACACAGGCATGGTTTACGAGTGGACAGACAGACAGCTGGTTCCTTGGTCAGCCAGACAGCAGCCACGGTTCCCGGTCAGTGACCCTTGGAGCTGGGTCCAGTATGGTGGCCACCCGAGACAGGCCCTGTTCTGTGACCAGACTGCCCTTCAAATGATTGACCTGCGG ACGCAGGTGGCTGTGGACCTGTTCTGCCTTCCAGACTCCAGTCTGCACAAGAGGGAGAGACTGCGAGCTTGTGGGCGCCACCCTGCCAGCAGTCTGTACAGCATCCTTGCCACAGACTATAGCCTCATGCTCATGGATCAGCGCTTCCCAAGGTGTCCG GTGCTGAAATGGTCTCACATGTTGACCACACCTCCCCAGTACATGCAGTGCCTGCGGCCCCAGACTGACCACTCTGTGACCCGCTCCACACCACCGCCGGACGTTCATTACATCTACCTAGGCAGCCAGTTCCCACCTGAGGTGGAGGGTTACGGGTTCACAGGCTCAGAGCCTGTGTGCATGGTTGGGCAGCCACATGGACCTCCTAGTTATAG AGATCTACCTTTGTGGCCTCAGTACATGGCGCAGTGCAACAATGCGGAGATGCTGAAGGGCAGACTGGATGTATCTATGGCTGGTCTCACTCTACACACCCACCCGGGCAGCCACACTGTCTATCAG ATGGATTGCTTCGGGGAGATATTCTATCAGAAATTCCAAATGGACAGTTCGACCAATAAGGATGTGACATTCTCTGCTGGGCTAGGGTCACATGACCTTTTTCCAGATACCATGGTAACAAAGCATGTGCAGAGCTGGGTACACAGCTGGGAGCAGGGTGTGTTGAAGAAAGAACAGACGACAGTGTTTAGGGGAAAACAGCACATCAGCATGG GTCTCCAATATCTGAGGCCCGCCCACAACTCTTGCTGCGTGTGCACCCCAGGCCTGTACTACATCCTTGGTTTGGAGAGTGAGCTCTCCACACTGGGCCGCTGTGAACGCTGTCTGGCATCCCAACTGGAGGCCTTCCAACTCACCAAGTCTGTCTACAAG AACAAGATAATGGAGTCGGTGTCGACAGCAGAGCCAAGCAAACTGACTGAGGTGAAACACTTCCCTGCAACAACTGCTCTCACTAAACTGATGCTGAAACACTGGGACAATGATCCAGATATTGACGATATTATGATGGAATGG GACAAGGAAGTAATAGAGCAGCGGAAGAGGCAAAAGATGCCAAAGACAAAGGAGCTCAGAATGGACTTTGCAAGTGTTGCTCAAAGACTCATGGGATATCAGATTTCTGGTTCCCAATCATCACATCAGACTTCAAGCCAACTGGAAATCAGTGGAAGTGAGGTTGGTTCATTATGGAGTGGTGGGAAACATAAAAGAAGGAAGAAAAACAGTGTTGTTACCAGTTCAAGTCACTGTGGTTCCCAGGGTAGTGTGAGGCAAGGAACAACTCATGGAAATGTTAGTGGGACCAGTCAGGATGTATTTGATTTCATGGATGATGCATCAATAGTTGTGCCTGTAATCAGCTCACAGCAGTCTATAG AAAAATCACCAGCAGTAAAGAAAACAAGAAGGGCTCAAGCCATGCCAGCCGTCACAAAGAAACAAAATTTATCAGCAACAAATCTCAGTCAAACAAAAGACTTCTTTGATACGTCGTCAGTCACAGCGAGCTCAGTTCAAGATGACAATGAGCCTGGCAGGGCGAACAAAGTGCTAAACTGGCTAGCAAGACGCCAAGCCCTAATGCCTGAGCCAGTTGAACAGGAACTTCAAACAGAAAACAGAATAGAAACTATTTCACAAAATTCAGATTCATTGTTTTCAAGTCCTCTGTCAGCTGGCAGCAGTCACAGAAAACATTCAAAACGCAAAAAAAGTGATTTGGAAAAAACATCAAAGTATAATATGTCTTACTTGCCTGAAAGTGAAATTTTACCTCAGGgaaatgaaatgacatttcaAACTCCGGTTTGGCAGTCTGCACCAGATGTTGATCACGGGCAGACTCAAGAAACCATAGGTCAGTGCATGAATATCATTTTCGCTCAGCCGATTGCCACTCGGGGAAGATTGCCTTATGGAAAAAATACCCAGAAAAAGAGGCAATTCAGGAAACAAGTGACagatttcttttga
- the LOC127877614 gene encoding TATA box-binding protein-associated factor RNA polymerase I subunit C-like isoform X1: MAKETFNFPSKNCQHHSKRELFANYGISSTFTYQYSEQMDEVSENFNQLVLQKPVGRQVPSLSATSTVLPLNSKCKDVQSAYQDHIMGPILKQNKKLTSFMKMIKNTYANRKDVQAARRTGLRIFQVSMQGMIEDPSTVDLNVVYGYMPPWLEEAFTAYREVRDIQTVSICNSKYSGGCLTAIPLEGSQCLVSVEGKDWDQLSLLHINEGKSGLLHARPLWSAKLKSKIYSVGSETVQDAVYVSARTSKICSLYKAQGDSNQGVGLEKIYKIRLPDEEHVQSLTISPYIPGECLVSTDTGMVYEWTDRQLVPWSARQQPRFPVSDPWSWVQYGGHPRQALFCDQTALQMIDLRTQVAVDLFCLPDSSLHKRERLRACGRHPASSLYSILATDYSLMLMDQRFPRCPVLKWSHMLTTPPQYMQCLRPQTDHSVTRSTPPPDVHYIYLGSQFPPEVEGYGFTGSEPVCMVGQPHGPPSYRDLPLWPQYMAQCNNAEMLKGRLDVSMAGLTLHTHPGSHTVYQMDCFGEIFYQKFQMDSSTNKDVTFSAGLGSHDLFPDTMVTKHVQSWVHSWEQGVLKKEQTTVFRGKQHISMGLQYLRPAHNSCCVCTPGLYYILGLESELSTLGRCERCLASQLEAFQLTKSVYKNKIMESVSTAEPSKLTEVKHFPATTALTKLMLKHWDNDPDIDDIMMEWDKEVIEQRKRQKMPKTKELRMDFASVAQRLMGYQISGSQSSHQTSSQLEISGSEVGSLWSGGKHKRRKKNSVVTSSSHCGSQGSVRQGTTHGNVSGTSQDVFDFMDDASIVVPVISSQQSIEKSPAVKKTRRAQAMPAVTKKQNLSATNLSQTKDFFDTSSVTASSVQDDNEPGRANKVLNWLARRQALMPEPVEQELQTENRIETISQNSDSLFSSPLSAGSSHRKHSKRKKSDLEKTSKYNMSYLPESEILPQGNEMTFQTPVWQSAPDVDHGQTQETIGQCMNIIFAQPIATRGRLPYGKNTQKKRQFRKQVTDFF, translated from the exons TGCAGTCAGCTTACCAGGATCACATAATGGGCCCCATTCTTAAACAGAATAAAAAGCTGACATCATTTATGAAGATGATCAAGAACACCTATGCTAACAGAAAA GACGTCCAAGCAGCAAGGAGGACAGGACTGCGTATCTTCCAGGTATCAATGCAGGGCATGATAGAGGATCCTTCAACTGTAGACCTTAATGTTGTGTACGGTTACATGCCACCATGGCTGGAAGAAGCATTCACCGCATACAGGGAAGTGCGCGACATACAGACTGTCAGT ATATGCAACTCTAAGTACAGTGGTGGATGTTTAACAGCAATTCCTTTGGAGGGGAGCCAGTGTTTGGTATCTGTTGAGGGCAAAGACTGGGACCAATTGT CACTGCTGCACATCAACGAGGGCAAGTCGGGCCTCCTACATGCACGTCCACTGTGGTCAGCAAAGTTGAAAAGCAAAATATACAGCGTAGGCTCAGAGACAGTGCAAGATGCAG TGTATGTAAGTGCCAGGACTTCGAAGATCTGCTCTCTCTACAAAGCCCAAGGAGACTCAAATCAAGGAGTAGGTCTTGAAAAGATCTACAAAATCAGATTACCAGATGAGGAGCATGTCCAGTCTCTCACTATCAG CCCATACATCCCAGGTGAGTGTTTGGTCAGTACAGACACAGGCATGGTTTACGAGTGGACAGACAGACAGCTGGTTCCTTGGTCAGCCAGACAGCAGCCACGGTTCCCGGTCAGTGACCCTTGGAGCTGGGTCCAGTATGGTGGCCACCCGAGACAGGCCCTGTTCTGTGACCAGACTGCCCTTCAAATGATTGACCTGCGG ACGCAGGTGGCTGTGGACCTGTTCTGCCTTCCAGACTCCAGTCTGCACAAGAGGGAGAGACTGCGAGCTTGTGGGCGCCACCCTGCCAGCAGTCTGTACAGCATCCTTGCCACAGACTATAGCCTCATGCTCATGGATCAGCGCTTCCCAAGGTGTCCG GTGCTGAAATGGTCTCACATGTTGACCACACCTCCCCAGTACATGCAGTGCCTGCGGCCCCAGACTGACCACTCTGTGACCCGCTCCACACCACCGCCGGACGTTCATTACATCTACCTAGGCAGCCAGTTCCCACCTGAGGTGGAGGGTTACGGGTTCACAGGCTCAGAGCCTGTGTGCATGGTTGGGCAGCCACATGGACCTCCTAGTTATAG AGATCTACCTTTGTGGCCTCAGTACATGGCGCAGTGCAACAATGCGGAGATGCTGAAGGGCAGACTGGATGTATCTATGGCTGGTCTCACTCTACACACCCACCCGGGCAGCCACACTGTCTATCAG ATGGATTGCTTCGGGGAGATATTCTATCAGAAATTCCAAATGGACAGTTCGACCAATAAGGATGTGACATTCTCTGCTGGGCTAGGGTCACATGACCTTTTTCCAGATACCATGGTAACAAAGCATGTGCAGAGCTGGGTACACAGCTGGGAGCAGGGTGTGTTGAAGAAAGAACAGACGACAGTGTTTAGGGGAAAACAGCACATCAGCATGG GTCTCCAATATCTGAGGCCCGCCCACAACTCTTGCTGCGTGTGCACCCCAGGCCTGTACTACATCCTTGGTTTGGAGAGTGAGCTCTCCACACTGGGCCGCTGTGAACGCTGTCTGGCATCCCAACTGGAGGCCTTCCAACTCACCAAGTCTGTCTACAAG AACAAGATAATGGAGTCGGTGTCGACAGCAGAGCCAAGCAAACTGACTGAGGTGAAACACTTCCCTGCAACAACTGCTCTCACTAAACTGATGCTGAAACACTGGGACAATGATCCAGATATTGACGATATTATGATGGAATGG GACAAGGAAGTAATAGAGCAGCGGAAGAGGCAAAAGATGCCAAAGACAAAGGAGCTCAGAATGGACTTTGCAAGTGTTGCTCAAAGACTCATGGGATATCAGATTTCTGGTTCCCAATCATCACATCAGACTTCAAGCCAACTGGAAATCAGTGGAAGTGAGGTTGGTTCATTATGGAGTGGTGGGAAACATAAAAGAAGGAAGAAAAACAGTGTTGTTACCAGTTCAAGTCACTGTGGTTCCCAGGGTAGTGTGAGGCAAGGAACAACTCATGGAAATGTTAGTGGGACCAGTCAGGATGTATTTGATTTCATGGATGATGCATCAATAGTTGTGCCTGTAATCAGCTCACAGCAGTCTATAG AAAAATCACCAGCAGTAAAGAAAACAAGAAGGGCTCAAGCCATGCCAGCCGTCACAAAGAAACAAAATTTATCAGCAACAAATCTCAGTCAAACAAAAGACTTCTTTGATACGTCGTCAGTCACAGCGAGCTCAGTTCAAGATGACAATGAGCCTGGCAGGGCGAACAAAGTGCTAAACTGGCTAGCAAGACGCCAAGCCCTAATGCCTGAGCCAGTTGAACAGGAACTTCAAACAGAAAACAGAATAGAAACTATTTCACAAAATTCAGATTCATTGTTTTCAAGTCCTCTGTCAGCTGGCAGCAGTCACAGAAAACATTCAAAACGCAAAAAAAGTGATTTGGAAAAAACATCAAAGTATAATATGTCTTACTTGCCTGAAAGTGAAATTTTACCTCAGGgaaatgaaatgacatttcaAACTCCGGTTTGGCAGTCTGCACCAGATGTTGATCACGGGCAGACTCAAGAAACCATAGGTCAGTGCATGAATATCATTTTCGCTCAGCCGATTGCCACTCGGGGAAGATTGCCTTATGGAAAAAATACCCAGAAAAAGAGGCAATTCAGGAAACAAGTGACagatttcttttga